The Stenotrophomonas rhizophila genome has a window encoding:
- a CDS encoding methylated-DNA--[protein]-cysteine S-methyltransferase codes for MNLLYDTFDSPIGALTVAGDSQGIHHILFENNRYDAKGRAQWQRDAYALREARTQLLQYLRGERSGFELPLAPHGTGFQLRVWKALADIPFGETWSYVQLARHIGQPTASRAVGAANGRNPLPIVLPCHRVIGSSGALTGFGGGLETKAALLELESRTQPLFA; via the coding sequence ATGAACCTGCTCTACGACACCTTCGACAGCCCCATCGGCGCACTGACCGTCGCCGGCGACAGCCAGGGCATCCACCACATCCTGTTCGAAAACAACCGCTACGACGCCAAGGGCCGCGCGCAGTGGCAGCGCGATGCGTATGCGCTGCGCGAAGCGCGCACCCAGCTGCTGCAGTATCTGCGCGGCGAACGCAGCGGCTTCGAACTGCCCCTGGCCCCGCACGGCACCGGGTTCCAGCTGCGCGTATGGAAGGCGCTGGCCGACATTCCGTTCGGCGAAACCTGGAGCTACGTGCAGCTGGCACGCCACATCGGCCAGCCCACGGCCAGCCGCGCGGTGGGCGCAGCCAACGGACGCAACCCACTGCCCATCGTGCTGCCCTGCCACCGCGTGATCGGCAGCAGCGGCGCACTTACCGGGTTCGGTGGCGGCCTGGAAACCAAGGCCGCATTGCTCGAACTCGAATCGCGCACGCAGCCGCTGTTCGCCTGA